From the genome of Mustela erminea isolate mMusErm1 chromosome 3, mMusErm1.Pri, whole genome shotgun sequence:
TTGGAGGGATATAACttggtcctctttttttttttttttttaaagattccatttatttgtcagaaagagagagagtgtgcacaagcagggagaacagcaggcagattaagaagcagggtccctgctgagcagggtgtccaatgtgggactcaatcccaggaccctgggatcgtgacctgaggtgaaggcagatgattatctgactgagcctcccagcccTGGATATTTTGCTTGGTCTCCTAGGGAAAGAGAGTGCCTAGGGCCATTCCCAGCCAGCCGGAGGTCAGGCCACTTGTGCTCAGGTATCCAGCCCAGAGCTCTGGCCTTCCAGTGTACCAGCCTCTCCACAGATGCTAAAGTAGTCATGCCACTAGGCCCCGAGAAAACTGTGGGCTCTGGCCTGCCTGAGTCTCCAGAGCAGTACTCACATGGCTCTCCCACCTGGTTCCAGCCCCCAACAGGAACAGTGCCACTGTCCAGATATGAGTCTATTTGAGGGAGAACTAGGACACAGAGAAAACCCAAGCGGCTCTCACTGCAGGGTCTCTTCATGGATGGCTGTTTGGGAGCCTTGGCCAAGGTTTAAGGATGACAGGGGTATGGGGGCTGTTACTCTTTGTGGAAGAACTGACATCCCACCTTTATTCTTACCAACTTTCCTGTTTCCCAGTAGAGGCACAGAGCCTCTCTGTCAACCTTAGTTTCCTAGAGTTGAGCCAGATGCTCTGAGGCCCTATAGCATGACAAAGATGCTGAAACAAGGCTGTGAAGCTTTGCgcagccaatgaggtttatccgaggcgcgattattgctaattgaaacaAGGCTGTGGTCTGGCCTCTGGCGCTAGAGCCCACCCTGCCTTTATGGACTGTGACTGAGAGACAGAGGTACCTGTTCAATGTCACACAGCAGGTTAGTAGCAGACCAGGCCTGTGTACACACCCTGATGTCCTGAACAGAGTAATGGGATGACAAGGGTGTACAAGCTAGGCCCCAGTGCTCTACTGTTAGATGCCTCAGGCTCCAAGGTTGGAGCAGTAAAGTGGTGGGTCTTCTCCCCATTGTGTCGCTGCAGCCCCATCCTGCCATGCATCCCACAGCCTCTAGTGCTTATCACAGAGAAGTAACTTTGGGAACCCTGAGCACGCATGTGAGGTACCCAAGGGACAGGAACTCACAGCCTCTCGGGGACTACCATGGCTTTCTCAGGGCTATAACCAACCTTGACCACTGACCCCATTAGCCTTGACACCTGAGTGACAGGGCTGTCCTCCATGTTCTGAGATAATCTGGCAACTTTACTCAGTCACATTTGCTGACCTCCAGCCTGATGTGGCCTCTCAAGGTAGAGATGCACAGGGAGTAGTCTAAGAAGTCTAAAGCAAGGGATGGGGGTTGGCAGGGCCATGGGAGGTCTGTTGGCTGCGGGCATAATCTTAAGCTTCAAAGCTAAGCAGTCTGTCAGAAGGTAGATGTTGCAGACAGGTCTGGCCTGAGCCATATTGTGGTTGCAGCTTGATACCTAATTGTATTCCAGAACAATAGATCTTTTATCTTTCCTGGTTTGGCGAAGACCACATGGTCTGAGAGGTTTGAATGGTTGGAGGCTGTCACCTCCAATAAACTCTTCAAATCAGGGTTAGGATTTGAATTGAGGGTGAAGGGTCAGAAGTTGGTAGCTCAGTGTGGCAGTAGCTCAGTGTGGCAGTACCTCAGGACCAGGGCAGCTGGTGGATTCACCAGAGGCAGCACTCCAtgctctggggtgggggcagtagTAGTCAGCAAGGGTGCTTTATGCCAAGGGGGCTCTGAAGGGTGTTGTGGGAAATTTTGTAGGTAAGGGGCTTTACTTTGAAGTTGGAGAGCTATTTTCTGGTCTAGAAGAAGCTGGGGGTTTAGAGATGTCCCTGGTCCCTGTGGTGCCCCCTACCTGGTCCAAGTTCCCCACTGTGCCCAGCCATCTGTAAGTAGGCTGCAAGCCTCCATTCCTCTGAGCCATTTACCAGGTCTGACCCTTCTGTGGTCACATCAGCCCTCagcaaggggcaggggagggcagggtggaGAATGAGATTTAGAGCCCCCAAGAGCAGTAGTAGAGACCACACAGGGGAGGGGCTTGAGCCTTGAGTCTTGGCTCTTGGATCCAGGGATGGCTGGGTGCTGAgtgaagctgggggtgggggtatcCGGGAAAGGTTCTGATTCGAGTTCtgaaggacacagggagaagagggCTAGTAACAAGCTGCATAGATTAATGGAGCCCTTCCTTTGTCCACTTTGCACCAGAGGGGCAGCAGAGAAGCTGATGAGGAGGGGCTCCTGCTCACCCTCTTAGGCCTATCCTCCTGAGAGACTCCTGTCTCTCCAGGTCAGCAGTCCCAGTAATAGGGCCATCAGCCCCAGCCCTTTGCCCCTTCCGGTCTGTCATGGGCCCCAGGAGACTGGACTCTTCATGACTCTCACCAGCATTTACATAcaccagctttattgaagtaGCAGGTGCTGTTAAATCAGCTACAGAAATATTTCCTCAGGCACACCCCGGCCCCCATTACCCACCCACAGTCTCATCAGCCAGCCCAGGGCCAGCAAACTCCCACCCTTGCTATAAATTGTTCCCAAGCCTCTTCCAGTCCTATTTCTTGCAGCTCTAACCAGGCTCCAGTGAGAGGATAAGGTCTCAGAGTCTGTTCTTGATGGTTTTACAGGATTTCCATCCTTCTATGGATATGATAACACTCTGTAAGGCTTCCTTAAACTGGGAGAAGTTACTTTCCTCAGTAGTACAGTTCTTGGGTGATTTTGTTGGCTAAATAAGAAAGACATATTTAAGTCAtatttttagcagaaaaaaaataaaagcacactcTCTTCTATAAGCCACAAGGGTCCTATAATAAGCCCTCCACCACCTAGGAGATAACTTTGGCAGGCCTTCGCCATCTATCTTAGGGACACACTGGGGGCCATCTGGTGATAGTGGAGTACAGGGTCAGGCCCACCTGTAGCCATGGGGTGAGAGCCAGCAAAATATGGGCAGGTCCCTCAGTGGTCCAGGACAGGGACACAAGGACAAGCAGGGTGGGAGCACACAGGGGCCTCTGTAAGCAGGGGGCACACATGGGAATACCTCCGTCATTTCCCAAGAACATACCCCCCTAAACCACTATCCATCCTTACATAGTGGATTCCCAGTGAAGCTTATCAGCCCAGAAAGAGCCCCAGGCATGGCATGGCAAACCAAAACTCCCTTGGACTGGCTGCCCAGCTGGGGTTGGCACTGAGCAGcccttcctgctccccaggcTGATTACACAACAGCCCTGCTCTGAACTTGGACCTGCTCCACACTGACCCCTGTGCATGGGGGCTTGGCAGAGGGCATCACAGAAACCTCCGAAACAACCCCTAAATccccaccctcccaacccccagcccgTCAGTGAGTACTTTTTTTGGATCAGAAAGTAGTATGTAAGGCCTCACATGTGGCAAGTGGGGGCCATAAGAAGCCCTTTGTCCCACTGGGTCCCTGGCTATGGTAGCCTAACTATCCTCTAAGAGCAAACAGTAACTTACTTTCAGCTTTGGGCAGATTCTGGTGAGTTCTTCCATGTCCTTATAAACCTTTTTTATGTGAAGGTCATGCGTGTAAGATGTCGTAAGTTCCCTCAGGGTGGAGATGAAGTCTTTTGTAAACTCACCATAGCAGGGCTCCTGAAACGGGGTGAAGGGCAGGGGGTTGGTGGTAGTGTACAGTTGAACCCCAGCCTCATCCAGCCCTGGTCACCCTGGCTAGATGGATCCCTGAACTCAAATTCAGGCCCTACCCTGATTGTCCCACAGGTGTCCCACAGGTGCAGTGCTGTCTGGTCTCTCCCTAGGCCCAGGGCTAATCTGGGAAAAGCCTAGAACCTGGCCGCTGATTCATCTGTTGACTGGGCTAGAGCCCCCAAACTCAAACTCTTCCCCCTTCCCAGGATTCCTCACTCCAGTGTCTTTTGTTCTTATCTCTGTGATGGGTACTGACTGGGGTGATGATCCCTTTCAAATGTGGTCAGAAAGGTACATGTGGCAACAGCACCTTACCTCACTGGTGTTCTGGGGCCTTTTGAAGGAACCCTGAAAGCAGGAGAAATCAATCAGAAACACAAAGGGCCACTGAGAGCAAAGTGATGTTTGATGAAGACCCAGACTTACGTTGTATATAATGTTGTCAGCCGAAAGTTCTTTCTGAATTTCAGCGCAGACTGCCGTGTGATTGTCGTAGGCAGACACGTTGGCTGTCATCATGGAGGCGCAATGGTTTTCTGATCCCCAGAGTGCACAAGCCAGGAACACGTACAGGTACATGGTAGGACTGGAGGGTAGCTCCACGCTGATCTGAGCCCTGAGCTTGGCAGCATTTCTGTGGAGAAGGGTACCTATATAAGTGAGTCTAAGGAAATGCTAAGTCTCTTATCAGTCATCACTGGCTTACGTGGAAGACAGAGAGGACCTTATCGCTGGGCAAAATGTGCTTTTCATGCATTTTCTATGACCACAGCACACTTCATGGATTGTTGTCTTTGCTGAAAATCACGCTTGCTCTAATAACTTTTATTTGTAATCAAATTTTGAGTCAtgacctctctgcctgcctgttggGACAGGTCTGTGGCCAGGACCAGTGCTGTCTACAGGTGCAGGCCAGAGCAGAGAGAGTGAGTagggtggagagagagcaagatggaCAACAGCTGCACCAAGCCAGCTTCCTCAGGCCCACCTGTCAAGGAGAAAGCTGGCCTTGCTGTCCTGTCTGCCTGACACTTGAGGACACACCCACTTCCTCATAGTGCCCAGGAGGGACACAGGGGAACAGGTTCCCGAACACAGCCTCCAACCTGGCAGGCAAAGCAAGGGAAGAACAGAGAACTGCTATTTCTTGGCCTGAAGACCTTGGGTTTTAGAGGAATGTCCCTGGTTAGATGCAAAActtcaagtaaaaagaaaagccagCTCACAAAAATGCCACACTAGAGCCATGTCCTGATAAATTCTGAATATACATTCTGACTCTCACAGATTAGGATCACCCATTTGGGGGAAGGTTTGGTAAATATGGTGGGCCCTGAccctgtggtttgtttttttgtttcccccTGAACAGGTAATCTATCTACTGGTTCCCCTTGGGAGTGGCTGAGGCCTTGAGTGTGAGGGTCAGGATGTGGCCACAGGGCCAGGCCTCTGAGGGGCACAGGTGTTTTGCCTCACTCTAGGGCAGGCCTATTCAGCCAGTGACCAGCCAAGCTCCAGGGACTCCCAGGCCTTCTCAGGAAGTAGGATGGCCTCGTACCAGAGCAAAATTCCCACTGACCAGGTTCCTTGACCTTCCAAGGGAAGCTAAAAACCTCTTTCTACAGTGGGAACCCTTGAGTATCCAGCGAAGCACATCTGGGTGTGCAGGTGCAGCACCCAGGCCAACTCTTACCTCCCCTCTGCTCTGTCAGGGCTGCCCCTGCTGGAGCATCCTGCCCCATCCCCAACCTGGTGGCTCCTCTTCCCCTTACCCCTTGCCCTGTGGTGAGGAGCACACCATTAGCATTTGCTCATGGTCAAGAACAAACGAAACTGTACAAATAAGAATGGGcttttaataatgtattattatggCAAAACATCTTGAATAAATAGAGAATatgatcttaaataaataaataaataaatattaaaatacataaatatataaataaatattactgatCCCTGCCAATATACAATGTTCCCCATTCCCCATATACGAAGCTGGTAACAAGGGCAGCATGGCCCAGAGCAAgtctgtgccccccaccccggccctggCCCGCCCTGTGGTCCCTCGAAGGTGAAGATCCTGAGTTTCAGCAGTCCGTGGGTAGGAGTGCAGTGGTTCGGGAACTACACTCTCAGGGCTGGCTCCTGTTTGGACCAGCCTCTGTTGTTTCTGGCTGCCAGCAGTCAAAGGGGATGTTGAACAGAAATTCCTTCAGGTTTTCTTTGAAATTCCTGAAGGTGATAGTCTGGGTTGCACAgggagtttccttaaaaacagaacaaaataaaacaaaacttttaagttCAGGTGTGAATGGGTAATGTGTGGGAAGCACCAGTGTGTTTCTGCACTGTCTTCTGAAACTCAGAGGCCAGAAGGCCCATTTGGAGCCTGCCTGCTGACCTGGGTCAGATGACAAGCTTGCCACCATGTGTCACCCAAAGGATGCACAACTTTGGCAGTGGCAGCCACAGCCAAGAGGCTGATAACACGCCAGCCCGAAGCTGGTCTGCTGGGCTGGGCAGTTGGGCTGGTGTCTCTTTGTGTCTCAACCCAGAAGGGGCAGGAGTCCAATCTTAGTGTGACCCCCTCCTTGCTCCCATGCAATTAGGCACCTCACAAGGGGCCATGGAGGTGGTGTTTGGGCTCTGGAATATGCCCTAGGCAGGACCTGAGTTTCCTTGGGTTTACCTCACCTCTGACCTCACTGATGACAATAAGGACAGAAGCAGCTCCCTCTGGGGAGTGTATAGGCTCCTAGAGCTCCATGGCTTTAACTCCTAGAGATGAAAATGGGCAGGGCTGCTCAATCTCTAGAGGGGCAAATCTGTTAACACAGAACCCCTTTGGGGTCCTGAACAGCTACAGCCAAAGGTCCCTCCTTATCCACTCCACCGTCCTAGACCAAGACCTTCCAGCTTGGGACCCTGACATGGGCACTCACCGGGGTTTCGAGGCAGTGCTGCTTGTAGTGCTTGGCCATCAGGTTTAAGGGTTGCTTGAGGCTGATGAGGCTGCCCCGTAGGCCTTCACTGTACAGCTGTAGGCGCGTCTGCAGGCATGTCGGCTCCTGTGGGAAATGTCCATTTCCTGGTAAGTAGTGGACAAGTGCCCTCTGGTGGGCACATGACACCCTCCCCATCACTCTTTCCAGTTCTCAGCCCTGTCCCCCAAGAGAAGGACTTGGGAGGGGCACAGGATGATGCCGGGTTCAGTCATACACACTGCTCTGTCTGTGCCAACATGAATCTGCACCATTCAGCTCAGGCCACCCCCAGCCAGCACAGCCACTTTCCCTGGCATCTTGAGAGGGTCCCAGGCCCCAGGAAAGGAGGTCACTAACCCCCACCATTCAGGGAGAAGGTAGCAGGGTGGGGTATCCTGCTATGTGAACATGGCTTGTTCCTGAAATCTCTCTGTACTCCTCTGTTGCCAGCATGCTGTCTCCACAGGGCTTAGTCTCATGAGTGTCCCAAGCCCACAGCCCCTGTGTCCTGCAGTAACTCCCGCCTACCCACCTGTCCCCTGGTGACCCCTAGCCCCTTGAATGCTAGGTCTGTCCGTGGCTGCTCAGCTAATGGAATTCACGTGAATGCCACAGGAGCAAGGCCGGTGGCCTCCTGAGAGCCCCTCCTGGCAGCCAGCTGACTGGAGACAAAGTGGACTGACAACCCTGTGAAAGTCCCTCTGAAATGGAGCCACCCCCAAGGTAGAGGGGAAGGTGTGTTGGAGAGAAACATCTTACCTGGCGGTCAAACATTCCAGAGACGACTTTTACTGGTTCAttctgtagaaaagaaaaataccattttattaaGCTGACAGGCGGGGCCAGTCCAGGCCAGCAAGGTGGCCCAGGGACAGCCTGCACTCCCTCACTCACCATCACAGCAGTCTCATCACTACTTTTGTTCAGAAGGCTCAGGGCCTCTTGGATGGCATCCACGTGCCGAGAGGGTCGAGTGACAGGTCTGGGTAAGTTGGTGGGTGCAGAGATGCTGCAGACCACAGTGCCCAGGAAAAGCAGGTTCTGCAGCCACATCCTCCTGAGGACTTTAGCCTTTCTCTCTGAGCACTGGGCTCACTGGCAAAAGAGCTCTTATATACACAGTTAGAGGAAATGATTAATGGTGACCACAAAACGCCAGGGAGGCGGGGGAACTACCTGACCTGTGGAATCTCCTGGCCCTTATCACACATGGGAACGGTGAGCCTTTCCTCCAGGTGGTCAGGCTCAGGGGTTTTTCATCAGTGAGCCCTTCCAAGAATTGGCAGCGCATCCGCCTGCCTCCTTGAGCACTCTCCAACCCTCCCTGGGTAGTCTGGCCAATGAGACTGCCCACTCCCTCTGAGGGGCCTCCGGGCACAGCTTGGACTTCCTGGCCTGAAGTGGCCAGGGCGGGGCCTGGGAGATACTGAACTGAGCTCCTACGCCCAGACTCTCCACCCTGCCTCGAATCGCAAGAAGCCTTTGGGCTGGCTGTGCCCACCCTGGGGCCTATTTCAAGCaaccctccccttctcctcctagATCCCTCTCCTCTGGCCATAGTGAGAGATCTGAGTGGGAGGAAGACCCTCACAGGCCTGCATCACTGTCCATCCAGGCAGAATCCAGCCAAATGGCATAGTTCCTGGGACAGCTCCCAGCAAGGATCCAGAGTAGTCAGCAAGCTCTGCCCAGCCAGGGACCTCTGCCCCACAGCACCTGTGAGCAGGGAGAATGACAGATGTGTTCATGTGACACCCATCCAGCAAGATAGCAGAGTGTTCCTTCATGGTAAGAACAGCAACAGTCCCAGTTTTCACAGCTGCGTTCAACCCCCATGCTGCAGAGGTATGTTGAGGTTCTGAGTTTAAGTTCTGACTCCAGTACCAGTACCACCTTGCTAAGTGACTCGGGCTCTGAGCTATGTGAGCCTCACCTCCTTCTGCATGCTGACTGCCGTCTGAGATAGGCACTGTGTTCCTACACGTAGTCCCTGGCAGGGGTCAGGGTACAGcagcttctcaaactttagtttTTACTTGGCCCCTACCTCAGCTCACCTCCAGCTCCAGAGGCCTCTCTGTGGAACAGGAACTGCTTCTGAAAAAGCCACAGGCTCTTGAGGGGCTGACAAGTGTTTGATTTTCACAATGGAGTTTGGAGAGGACAGCACGAGTTTATGTTTGCTGCCCCATGCTCAGAGTTTTATGGCTGTAGGAGTGTGGGTGCCTACGTGTACATTTCTGAGTGTCTGTGTGCTGATGTGATTGGATGTTTTACATGAGGTATACCCATGTGAGCCCCCATGCCCCTGCAGGTGGCCCTCTGAAATGGAGAAGctctccacactgggtgtgaggTTTTTGGCCCCAGATAGAGTCTAGTTTGATGGGGTAGGACACAAGCAATGTCTGCTGGGCTCAAGTAGACAGCCCTCGACAGCAGGTAGAATTCATGCTCTAAGTACTATGGTCTGAGCCTGTGGCCCTGGCAGTTTCACTGGATGGCAGAAGGGTTGCTTCCCTTGCACAGGGAAGGCAGACATTAGTTCTCCAGGCCCCACTGGAGCCCAAACATGATGCTTTTCCTGCCCTTCTGACTCTCGTGGAACATTTCTAGGTGGCCAGGCTGGGGTGAGAGTATGGCATGTCCAGGCCCTGATCCTTCTCGCTTTTTCATAGGGCCCTGCTCAATCCCTTCCAGGGAGCTCTTAGGAGGCACAGGAGAGTTCAAGAACCCTAGATGCAGATGCCTTAGAGTGGAGGTCTGTGTCAGACAGTGTTCTGGAACCTGGGTGGTGGAGAGTGGGGGCCACAGGCAGTGTCTAAGCTGGTATAGAAGGAGGCACAGAGCTGGTGTGGCTCCTCTGATATGGAACAtgacttttcttttggaaatgagTTGTCACAGCTCAGACAGTCAGCAAACTCTTCAAATCtgtaccaggccctgtgctagggaGGAAGTGGATGGGACCCTTCCAGTGGCCCTCACATCTGGCCCCGGAGGCTCTCAGCCTGGTAGAGGAGACAGACAGTACTGGATCCTCCCATTGTGTGGATCCATGCTGGGATGGGGAAGTTCAGAGCTGTGGGATCCCAAGAAAATACTTCTCCCAGTTTGGGGGCTCACAGAGGATCAAAAAGCTTCCTGGGCTGAAAGGGAAAATCATGTCAGGTGGGCAAGTCAGattgtgggagggagagagaagagagcctaGTGGAAGAGTATTTGGGGAGTAGAGAGACAAACTTTTAGAAGCAGGTatggggaagaggaggcagagtctAGAGAGATTTAGGAGGTAAAATTATTCAGGACTTGATGATATAATGGAgtaattcagtcattcattcatttttattgagcacctactaggttCCCAGCAGGGGAGGAGGATACAGGGATGGTGGAAAACCGGGCCCTGCCTTTGTGTACTCCATAGCCCCATGGATGGAGAAGCAGGATTAATACACTCAACACCCTTTCCAGAAGGTGCTTTTGAATGTAAGTAGGAACAGTTAAAAGCACTGTCGAGGTGTCTGAGATGGGGTCCTAGGGATGAAGGAGGAGGTTTGTACGGTCTCAGGACCCACACTAAGAGACAGTGTTTTGGAGGCTTCTTGGGCAGGAGACCTGGATGTGGACAGGCACCCAAGTCACCGTGCGAAGGACAGAGTTCCTGGGTTTGGCTATGAGACTCATGGACAGCCACACATCTTTCTTCTGGAAAGATGACATCAAGGCTGAGGCCATGACACAGACAAGCATTCCTAGATTGCACTGCATGGAAAGTGGTAGCAATAACATCGAGTGCGTGTGCTGACTCAGGGGCCCCGGATGGGACTGTGGGAaggtgagggcagggaccatTGTGGGCAGTTTGACTACTCTTGGCCCCGCCTTCCCACAGGGCCAGGAGAAAACCCTCTGGAAGGCGTTTCCTGTGAGTGTCCTCCCACGGACTATGGAGGAAACCGGGGCTTGTGGCTACTCCGAGCTCCTTATCGCAGAGGAAGTTATCATGATGGGAAGGAAGTGGGCCTCCTGGTGCTTTACATCCAGTGGGATCTCTACATGGGCATCTCAGCTGATCTCACCCTCCCTGGGCCGGCCAGCCCTTGTTGTAGGAGTCCAGGAGACCCCCAGCCTGCCTAGCTCACACAGTCAGTGATGGCAGACACAGGATTTGAACCCATATCTGTTCCTGTTCCCCTGACTACTTCTACTATCTCATGgataagaagtcaggaaatgctGTTCACCTAGACCAGCATAGGGATGTTCCCCCTCAGGGCAGCTGTTAAGGGATGTTCCTCCAAGTGTTGTCAGGGAAGCTAGAATGGCCTGGAATGTTCCAGGGAAGCCCTAGGGCCAAGGGCAGAATTTCCCCAACAGAGCctgccatccaggtacccctgtgTTTCAGATTTAGGCTCTCCACCTCTGATCCCTGGGTAGTCCAAGAGCATCCCTCTCTCTAAGCCTTGGCTCCTTGATCTCTGCCATGGGTTTAATTATTGTTGCTTCACAGAGGAAACTGTTGCCTGTCCAGAAACTTTGTGGGGGTAACctccc
Proteins encoded in this window:
- the CSF2 gene encoding granulocyte-macrophage colony-stimulating factor — translated: MWLQNLLFLGTVVCSISAPTNLPRPVTRPSRHVDAIQEALSLLNKSSDETAVMNEPVKVVSGMFDRQEPTCLQTRLQLYSEGLRGSLISLKQPLNLMAKHYKQHCLETPETPCATQTITFRNFKENLKEFLFNIPFDCWQPETTEAGPNRSQP